In Crinalium epipsammum PCC 9333, the following are encoded in one genomic region:
- a CDS encoding ammonium transporter, which translates to MLSFPLAGSAYAQTADEVTIDTGDTAFMLISAALVLLMTPGLAFFYGGLVRSRNVLNTMMMSFILIALVGVTWVLWGYSLAFAPISVSGDCSNLPDSIQLNANPIIGSLNWLFLNNVAFDQPDPVCYAPTIPHQLFMVYQMMFAIITPALISGAIVERMSFKAFFSFVILWSTFIYAPLAHWVWGKGWIFSMGALDFAGGTVIHISSGVSAVVAAWVIGPRKNFMITPAAPHNVPYVLLGIGMLWFGWFGFNAGSALGAGALATVAFVATMVSAAAGGLTWVIIEWGLRGKPTAIGIASGFLAGLVGVTPAAGFVTPIGAILIGSITSLCCFYAVSLRAKLQFDDSLDTFPIHGVGGTVGAILTGIFATKAVNEAGNNGLLSGNPGLLIPQIVSVIVTYIFAAVGTYGILKLLGLFMELRVQPNSEDQGLDITEHGEEGYGEEFASGLSFVDKGV; encoded by the coding sequence ATGCTAAGTTTCCCGCTTGCGGGTAGCGCATACGCTCAAACAGCAGATGAAGTGACTATTGATACTGGTGATACAGCATTTATGTTGATATCAGCAGCACTTGTGCTGTTAATGACACCAGGGTTAGCATTTTTTTATGGTGGATTAGTGCGATCGCGCAACGTCCTCAATACAATGATGATGAGCTTCATTTTGATTGCGTTGGTAGGGGTTACTTGGGTGCTATGGGGCTATAGTCTGGCTTTTGCCCCAATTTCTGTTAGTGGAGATTGTTCAAACCTACCAGACAGTATTCAACTTAATGCCAATCCGATTATAGGTAGCTTAAACTGGCTATTTTTAAACAACGTTGCCTTTGATCAACCAGATCCAGTTTGCTACGCCCCAACCATTCCGCATCAATTATTTATGGTGTACCAGATGATGTTTGCCATCATCACACCTGCTCTAATTTCAGGAGCAATAGTTGAGCGGATGAGTTTTAAAGCCTTCTTCTCGTTTGTAATCCTGTGGTCTACCTTTATTTATGCTCCCTTGGCTCACTGGGTTTGGGGCAAAGGTTGGATCTTTTCAATGGGGGCATTAGACTTTGCTGGCGGTACAGTAATCCACATCAGTTCCGGCGTTTCTGCTGTGGTGGCAGCTTGGGTAATTGGTCCTCGCAAAAACTTTATGATTACACCTGCCGCACCCCATAACGTACCTTATGTCTTACTAGGCATTGGTATGCTGTGGTTTGGCTGGTTTGGTTTTAATGCTGGTAGCGCTTTAGGAGCAGGAGCATTAGCAACCGTCGCATTTGTCGCCACAATGGTATCGGCGGCGGCTGGTGGTCTGACTTGGGTAATTATAGAATGGGGACTAAGAGGTAAGCCAACTGCGATTGGGATTGCGAGTGGATTTTTAGCCGGATTGGTAGGCGTTACCCCAGCAGCAGGATTTGTCACCCCAATTGGAGCGATTCTAATTGGTTCAATCACCTCTCTTTGCTGCTTCTATGCTGTCAGTCTGCGGGCAAAGCTACAGTTTGATGACTCTTTGGATACCTTCCCGATTCACGGAGTTGGTGGTACTGTAGGAGCTATTCTGACGGGCATTTTTGCTACTAAAGCTGTTAACGAAGCAGGCAACAATGGCTTGCTGTCTGGCAACCCAGGACTATTAATCCCACAGATAGTTAGTGTCATTGTTACCTATATATTTGCCGCAGTAGGTACTTATGGAATTCTCAAGCTTCTAGGATTATTCATGGAACTACGGGTTCAACCTAACTCTGAGGATCAAGGTTTGGATATCACTGAACATGGTGAAGAAGGTTATGGGGAGGAGTTTGCTTCTGGATTGAGTTTTGTTGATAAAGGGGTTTAA
- a CDS encoding CIA30 family protein has translation MSNPNQRSQWDFGRFFQTLAYFEVIPFLGCLTRLLQGKAKDNANKPLGDKNVGVILVAGATGGVGKRVVRRLIEQGYQVRSLVRDSTKASEILGDRVELIEGDITIKETLTPAVMKDIQAVICCTGVKVQPVEGDTPDRAKYYQGIKFYLPEVVDSPEIVEYQGIKNLVETAAPYLQPTIKKNIFDFTNPSNELKDIWGAVDDVVMGGVSESSFRLNQNTALFSGNVSTDNSGGFASVRTKNFSPPFNLNGYEGIELRVKGDGKRYKCLLRTESKWDGVAYSYSFDTAYNAWITVQIPFNKLIPVFRAKTLPTAEPINSSQICAFQLMLSKFEYDGEFNPYFEAGIFSLEIESIKAYGGVAKPQFIMISSAGVTRPGRPGINLAEEPPAVRMNDQLGGILTWKLRGEDSVRDSGIPYTIIRPCALTEEPGGKQLIFEQGDNIKGKVSREDIAQLCVQVLEQPQACNITLEVKESEDSGVNNWDNLFANLKHDN, from the coding sequence ATGTCTAACCCAAATCAACGCTCTCAATGGGATTTTGGCAGGTTTTTTCAAACTTTGGCATATTTTGAAGTTATTCCTTTTTTGGGTTGCCTAACACGGTTATTACAAGGTAAAGCTAAGGATAACGCCAATAAACCATTAGGAGACAAAAACGTGGGAGTGATACTGGTAGCTGGTGCGACTGGTGGTGTGGGTAAGCGAGTTGTGCGGCGACTAATTGAGCAAGGTTATCAAGTGCGATCGCTCGTTAGAGATTCTACCAAAGCGTCAGAAATTTTAGGCGATCGCGTCGAACTAATTGAGGGAGACATCACCATCAAAGAAACCTTGACTCCCGCAGTAATGAAAGACATTCAAGCCGTTATCTGTTGTACAGGTGTAAAAGTCCAACCTGTAGAAGGAGATACACCAGATAGAGCTAAATATTATCAGGGTATCAAGTTTTATCTGCCCGAAGTCGTCGATAGTCCAGAAATCGTAGAATATCAAGGCATAAAAAATTTAGTTGAAACCGCAGCACCATATCTCCAACCTACCATAAAAAAGAATATCTTTGATTTCACTAATCCATCCAATGAATTAAAAGACATTTGGGGCGCTGTAGATGATGTTGTCATGGGTGGAGTTAGTGAAAGTAGCTTCAGACTTAATCAAAATACAGCTTTATTTAGTGGTAATGTTTCCACTGACAATTCTGGCGGTTTTGCTTCAGTTAGAACCAAAAACTTTAGCCCACCTTTTAATTTAAATGGTTATGAAGGAATAGAACTACGAGTTAAAGGAGATGGTAAGCGCTATAAATGCCTTCTGCGTACAGAATCAAAATGGGATGGCGTGGCTTATTCTTATTCCTTTGATACCGCCTACAACGCTTGGATAACTGTTCAAATTCCCTTTAATAAATTAATTCCAGTATTTCGCGCTAAAACCTTACCTACTGCTGAACCTATTAACAGTAGCCAGATTTGTGCATTTCAATTAATGCTAAGTAAATTTGAGTATGACGGAGAATTTAACCCGTATTTTGAAGCAGGTATTTTTTCCTTAGAAATTGAATCTATCAAAGCTTATGGTGGCGTAGCTAAACCTCAATTCATTATGATTAGTTCAGCAGGTGTAACTCGCCCTGGTCGCCCTGGTATTAATTTAGCAGAAGAACCGCCAGCCGTTAGAATGAACGATCAATTAGGGGGAATTCTCACCTGGAAATTACGCGGAGAAGATAGTGTGAGAGACAGTGGTATACCTTACACTATTATCCGACCTTGTGCATTAACTGAAGAACCAGGCGGTAAGCAGTTAATTTTTGAGCAAGGAGACAATATTAAAGGAAAAGTTAGCCGAGAAGATATAGCTCAGTTGTGTGTACAAGTGTTAGAACAACCACAAGCTTGTAATATCACATTGGAAGTCAAAGAGTCAGAAGATAGTGGTGTTAATAACTGGGATAATTTGTTTGCCAACTTAAAACATGATAATTAA
- a CDS encoding ADP-ribosylglycohydrolase family protein: MLGAIAGDIIGSIYEFDNIKTKDFPLFSDDSEFTDDSILTVAVADTILNGGNYTEKFKQYFQSYPNPKGGYGGRYLRWASSDNSEPYNSFGNGSAMRVSPVGFAFNDLDSVLLEAKRSAEVTHNHPEGIKGAQATASAIFLARTGNSKDAIKSYIQNTFGYDLERTTEQIRHGYTFDVSCQGSVPEAIIAFLDSTDYEDAIRNAVSIGGDSDTIACITGGIAHAFYGIPDAIAQEVLSRLDELMYSVTTKFMSKYGIS; encoded by the coding sequence ATGCTAGGTGCGATCGCAGGCGATATAATTGGCTCAATCTACGAATTTGACAATATCAAAACTAAAGATTTTCCCCTATTTAGTGATGATTCAGAATTTACAGATGACTCAATCCTCACTGTTGCTGTTGCTGATACTATCCTGAATGGCGGCAATTATACTGAGAAATTTAAACAATATTTTCAAAGTTATCCTAACCCAAAGGGAGGTTACGGAGGAAGATATTTGCGCTGGGCATCATCCGACAATAGTGAACCATATAATAGTTTTGGAAATGGTTCAGCAATGCGCGTTAGTCCTGTCGGTTTTGCTTTTAATGATTTAGATTCAGTATTACTTGAAGCGAAACGCAGTGCAGAAGTTACTCACAACCACCCGGAAGGAATAAAAGGCGCTCAAGCAACTGCATCTGCAATCTTTTTAGCACGTACTGGTAATAGTAAAGATGCGATTAAATCTTATATTCAAAATACCTTTGGTTATGACTTAGAACGCACAACCGAGCAAATAAGACATGGTTACACATTTGATGTTTCTTGTCAAGGTTCTGTGCCAGAAGCAATCATTGCTTTTTTAGATTCTACAGACTATGAAGATGCAATTCGCAATGCCGTATCTATAGGTGGCGATAGTGACACGATCGCTTGTATTACAGGTGGTATTGCTCATGCTTTTTATGGCATACCAGATGCGATCGCACAAGAAGTATTATCCCGTCTAGATGAACTTATGTATAGCGTGACTACAAAATTTATGTCCAAGTACGGTATCTCTTAA
- a CDS encoding 4-hydroxy-3-methylbut-2-enyl diphosphate reductase, with the protein MDTKAFKRSLHSSENYHRKGFGHEAEVNGVLKSEYQSNLIQQIRENNNTLQRGEVTIQLAQAFGFCWGVERAVAMAYETRQHFPNEDIWVTNELIHNPSVNQRLEEMLIRYVPVDAGNKDFSVVNSGDVVILPAFGATVQEMQLLNDKGCKIIDTTCPWVSKVWNTVEKHKKKNYTSIIHGKYKHEETVATSSFAGTYLIVFNMAEAEYVCNYILNGGNRDEFMSKFSKACSVGFNPDTDLERVGIANQTTMLKTETEQIGKLFEHTMMKKYPPDELNEHFQNFNTICDATQERQDAMFELVKEDLDLMVVIGGFNSSNTTQLQQIPIDRNIPSYHIDSAVRIHPENRIEHKPIGKDLEVVENWLPEGKVVVGITSGASTPDKVVEEVIEKIFELKAVAAVV; encoded by the coding sequence ATGGATACAAAAGCTTTTAAAAGATCACTCCACAGTTCAGAAAATTACCATCGCAAAGGATTTGGTCACGAAGCAGAAGTGAATGGTGTCCTGAAGTCGGAGTATCAAAGCAATTTAATTCAACAAATCAGGGAAAATAACAACACACTGCAACGCGGTGAAGTTACTATCCAGTTAGCACAAGCATTTGGCTTTTGTTGGGGCGTAGAAAGAGCCGTAGCAATGGCTTATGAAACTCGCCAGCATTTTCCTAATGAGGATATATGGGTAACTAATGAACTTATCCACAATCCTTCTGTAAATCAGCGTTTGGAAGAAATGCTCATCCGCTACGTTCCAGTAGATGCAGGAAATAAAGACTTTTCTGTAGTTAATTCTGGTGATGTAGTGATCTTACCCGCATTTGGGGCAACTGTTCAGGAAATGCAACTACTTAATGATAAAGGTTGCAAAATTATTGATACTACTTGTCCTTGGGTTTCTAAAGTTTGGAATACTGTTGAAAAGCACAAGAAAAAAAATTATACCTCAATTATTCACGGTAAATATAAGCACGAAGAAACAGTTGCTACAAGTTCTTTTGCCGGAACTTACTTAATTGTCTTTAATATGGCAGAAGCCGAGTATGTCTGCAATTACATCCTCAATGGCGGTAATCGTGATGAATTTATGTCAAAATTCAGCAAAGCTTGTTCAGTTGGGTTTAATCCTGACACTGATTTAGAACGAGTAGGCATTGCTAACCAAACAACAATGCTGAAAACTGAAACTGAGCAGATTGGTAAGCTGTTTGAGCATACTATGATGAAAAAGTATCCGCCAGATGAGCTAAACGAGCATTTTCAAAACTTTAATACTATTTGCGATGCTACTCAGGAACGCCAGGATGCGATGTTTGAACTGGTGAAGGAAGATTTGGATTTAATGGTTGTAATTGGTGGATTCAATTCATCTAATACCACTCAGTTACAGCAAATTCCAATTGATAGAAATATTCCTTCTTATCATATTGATAGTGCGGTGCGGATTCACCCAGAAAATCGCATTGAGCATAAACCAATAGGAAAAGATTTAGAAGTAGTAGAAAATTGGCTACCTGAAGGTAAAGTTGTTGTGGGAATTACTTCTGGCGCTTCTACACCAGATAAAGTAGTCGAAGAAGTAATTGAGAAGATTTTTGAGTTAAAAGCTGTTGCGGCTGTGGTTTAA
- a CDS encoding hydantoinase B/oxoprolinase family protein: protein MHTTSQPDPVRLEIFKNLYQFIAEQMGIVLQNTSASVNIKERLDFSCAIFDASGLLVANAPHIPVHLGSMSESVRSLINEKSDTIKPGNVYLSNNPYNGGTHLPDVTAITPVFDEDEKQIIFYVAARGHQADIGGITPGSMPPHSTTVVEEGILFDNFLLVEQGNFREIPTRNLLLAHAYPARNPDQNIADFKAQIAANERGVIELHKMVSQYTLETVQGYMKFVQDNAESAVRKAIDVLEDGSFTYEMDNSAQIKVKVTINRANRSATIDFTGTSLQLNSNFNAPKAVTQAAVLYVFRTLVDDNIPLNAGCLKPLEIIIPSGCMLNPIYPAAVVAGNVETSQTIVDALYGALGVMAASQGTMNNFTFGNERYQYYETICGGSGAGDNFDGTDGVHTHMTNSRLTDPEVLETRYPVQVESFSLRPNSGGNGKHSGGNGVIRQIRFLEPMTANILSNHRITPPFGLQGGEAGQIGRNWIQRQDGTQENLNSTATVEMQPGDIFVIETPGGGGFGKIS, encoded by the coding sequence ATGCACACCACATCTCAACCCGATCCTGTTCGTCTAGAAATCTTCAAAAACCTATATCAATTTATTGCAGAACAAATGGGTATTGTTCTCCAAAATACCTCAGCATCAGTCAATATTAAAGAAAGATTAGATTTCTCTTGCGCTATTTTTGATGCTTCAGGCTTATTAGTCGCTAATGCCCCCCACATTCCTGTACATTTAGGCTCAATGAGTGAAAGTGTCCGCAGTTTAATTAATGAGAAAAGCGACACTATCAAACCAGGAAATGTATATTTATCAAACAATCCCTATAACGGGGGAACCCATCTTCCTGACGTAACTGCAATTACTCCTGTTTTTGATGAAGACGAAAAACAAATTATTTTCTATGTTGCTGCGCGTGGACACCAAGCAGATATCGGAGGAATTACCCCTGGATCAATGCCTCCGCACAGTACCACAGTAGTAGAAGAAGGAATTTTATTTGATAACTTTCTTTTAGTTGAACAAGGCAACTTTAGGGAAATACCCACACGAAATTTATTATTAGCTCATGCTTATCCCGCCCGTAACCCAGACCAAAACATAGCCGACTTTAAAGCACAAATTGCCGCCAATGAAAGGGGAGTTATTGAACTGCATAAGATGGTGTCTCAATACACCCTCGAAACAGTCCAAGGTTATATGAAATTTGTACAAGATAATGCTGAGTCAGCAGTCAGAAAAGCAATTGACGTTCTCGAAGACGGTTCATTTACTTACGAAATGGATAACAGCGCACAGATTAAAGTTAAAGTGACCATTAACCGAGCAAATCGCAGTGCTACAATTGATTTTACTGGTACATCTTTACAACTAAATAGTAACTTCAATGCTCCCAAAGCTGTAACTCAAGCCGCAGTTTTGTATGTCTTCCGTACTTTAGTCGATGATAATATTCCTCTCAATGCTGGATGTCTTAAACCGTTAGAAATTATTATTCCCTCTGGCTGTATGCTAAACCCAATTTATCCAGCAGCAGTAGTAGCAGGTAATGTAGAGACTTCTCAAACTATTGTCGATGCTTTATATGGCGCTTTGGGTGTAATGGCTGCTTCTCAGGGAACGATGAATAATTTCACCTTTGGGAATGAGCGATATCAATATTATGAAACCATCTGCGGTGGTTCGGGCGCAGGGGATAACTTTGATGGTACTGATGGAGTTCATACCCACATGACTAACTCCCGCTTAACTGATCCAGAAGTTTTAGAAACCCGCTATCCTGTACAAGTAGAAAGCTTTAGTCTTCGCCCCAATAGTGGCGGTAACGGCAAGCATTCCGGCGGTAACGGCGTGATTCGCCAAATCCGGTTTCTAGAACCGATGACAGCTAATATCCTCTCTAACCATCGGATAACTCCGCCCTTTGGGTTACAGGGAGGAGAAGCAGGACAAATAGGACGCAACTGGATACAACGTCAAGATGGAACCCAAGAAAATTTAAACAGTACAGCAACCGTAGAGATGCAACCAGGAGATATTTTTGTGATAGAAACTCCAGGGGGAGGAGGATTTGGTAAAATCTCCTAA
- a CDS encoding hydantoinase/oxoprolinase family protein, which yields MLKVFADRGGTFTDIVAITNNQTIINRLVKYSERFLIVPLPNQQWVIVYKLLSEKSEQYQDAVIQGIRDIIGISSTESISSEAIEIVKMGTTVATNALLERKGDRVLLVITKGFKDALQIGYQNRPNIFARQIILPTMLYEQVIEVEERYDAHGKELIPVNIEQVREDLQTAYKTGIRSCAIVFMHSDRYPYHEQQIAQIAQEIGFTQISISHQVSPLMKLVSRGDTTVVDAYLTPILRRYVNQVTRQLPGVKLMFMKSDGGLVVAEQFQGKDSILSGPAGGIVGAIKTSKRAGFELVITFDMGGTSTDVAHFKGEYERQLESEIAGVRMRVPVLAINTIAAGGGSILFFDGSSYRVGPESAGSNPGPACYRRGGLLTVTDANVMLGKIHPQYFPAVFGTEGNLPLDQDIVKQQFTQLAQKIATATGNNYTPEQVAAGFIAIAVENMANAIKKISLQRGYDVTQYALCCFGGAGGQVACLIADTLGMKTIFLHPYAGVLSAYGMGLADIRAIREGGVEKPLNQTLIPTLQQLMDSLETQARSELNPQKSHPLKAKPAQGGFVNIAPGFSLDDNEEETIKKVNLKYEGTNSTLNVNFADSVAVMRQEFEAEHQSRYGFIQLEKTLIVESVSVEVIQRMETPEEPKITRTSPINEAPASVETVQMFTADKWHDTPVYRREDLQPEDTIIGAAIIVEKISTIVVEPNWEARLNEHNHLILQRQNSLIYNGATEKLPSPY from the coding sequence ATGCTGAAAGTATTTGCAGATCGCGGTGGTACATTCACAGATATTGTTGCTATTACTAATAATCAGACAATAATCAACAGACTTGTAAAATATAGCGAACGCTTTTTAATTGTTCCGCTTCCTAACCAACAATGGGTAATAGTATATAAATTACTTTCAGAAAAATCCGAACAATATCAAGATGCAGTTATCCAAGGTATCAGAGATATTATTGGTATTTCCAGCACAGAAAGTATTTCTAGTGAAGCAATAGAAATAGTAAAAATGGGGACAACAGTAGCAACAAATGCACTGTTAGAGAGAAAAGGCGATCGCGTTTTACTTGTAATTACTAAAGGCTTTAAAGATGCCCTACAAATTGGCTACCAAAATCGCCCAAATATCTTTGCGCGTCAGATCATTTTACCAACAATGCTTTATGAACAGGTAATTGAAGTAGAAGAACGCTATGATGCTCACGGAAAAGAATTAATACCCGTCAATATTGAACAAGTTAGGGAAGATTTACAAACAGCTTATAAAACAGGAATCCGTAGTTGTGCCATTGTTTTTATGCACAGCGATCGCTATCCCTACCACGAACAACAAATAGCGCAAATTGCCCAAGAAATCGGCTTCACCCAAATATCTATATCCCATCAAGTTAGCCCTTTAATGAAATTAGTTAGCCGAGGGGATACAACCGTAGTAGATGCTTATTTAACTCCTATTCTACGTCGCTACGTCAACCAAGTAACCCGTCAGTTACCAGGAGTCAAATTAATGTTTATGAAATCTGACGGGGGTTTAGTCGTAGCCGAACAATTTCAAGGAAAAGATAGTATTTTGAGTGGTCCTGCTGGGGGCATTGTCGGTGCAATTAAAACCAGCAAAAGAGCAGGTTTTGAATTAGTTATTACCTTTGATATGGGAGGAACAAGTACAGATGTTGCCCACTTTAAAGGAGAGTATGAACGACAATTAGAATCTGAGATTGCTGGCGTAAGAATGCGAGTTCCCGTATTAGCAATTAATACCATTGCTGCTGGTGGCGGTTCAATTTTATTTTTTGATGGTTCTAGTTATCGTGTGGGTCCCGAATCTGCTGGCTCAAATCCTGGTCCAGCTTGTTACCGACGCGGGGGATTATTAACAGTGACAGATGCTAATGTCATGTTAGGAAAAATTCACCCCCAATATTTTCCTGCTGTCTTTGGAACTGAGGGAAATTTACCTTTAGATCAAGATATTGTCAAACAGCAATTTACACAATTAGCCCAAAAAATTGCAACTGCCACAGGAAATAATTATACTCCAGAACAAGTAGCTGCTGGATTTATTGCGATCGCAGTCGAAAATATGGCAAACGCAATTAAAAAAATCAGTTTGCAACGAGGTTATGATGTCACCCAATATGCCCTTTGTTGTTTTGGAGGTGCAGGAGGACAAGTTGCTTGTTTAATTGCTGATACTTTAGGAATGAAAACAATATTTCTCCACCCTTACGCAGGAGTTCTATCTGCTTATGGAATGGGATTAGCTGATATCCGTGCAATTAGAGAAGGGGGAGTAGAAAAACCTTTAAACCAAACCTTAATTCCTACCTTACAACAACTAATGGACTCATTAGAAACCCAAGCAAGAAGTGAACTTAATCCCCAAAAATCCCACCCCCTAAAAGCAAAGCCCGCGCAGGGGGGCTTCGTTAATATAGCCCCAGGCTTTAGCCTGGATGACAACGAAGAAGAAACAATCAAAAAAGTTAACTTAAAATATGAAGGTACTAACTCTACATTAAACGTTAATTTTGCCGATAGCGTAGCAGTAATGCGGCAAGAATTTGAAGCTGAACACCAATCACGTTATGGTTTCATTCAATTAGAGAAAACCTTAATTGTAGAATCTGTATCAGTAGAAGTAATTCAAAGAATGGAAACTCCAGAAGAACCCAAAATTACTCGTACCAGTCCTATAAATGAAGCCCCCGCGTCTGTGGAAACAGTACAGATGTTTACTGCGGATAAGTGGCATGATACACCTGTTTATCGACGGGAAGATTTACAACCAGAAGATACTATCATCGGCGCTGCAATCATTGTAGAAAAAATTAGTACAATTGTAGTTGAACCTAACTGGGAAGCAAGATTAAATGAACATAATCATTTAATTTTACAGCGTCAAAATTCATTAATCTATAATGGTGCTACCGAAAAGCTCCCCTCCCCTTATTAA
- a CDS encoding Uma2 family endonuclease, translating into MGIEMIISAEHSRDHGIIVIAINLFGIAKALPLNLLINCSYRKTEVYECQPDASYYIGERAKLVPQGSAVVDLEQFAPPDLVIEVADTSLADDLGTKRLIYENIGVSEYWVVDVQKNQVIAFAIADGGSRRITQSQVLPGLPTATIESALQRSRQTDQTHVGAWLLTQLQNS; encoded by the coding sequence ATGGGAATTGAAATGATTATTAGTGCTGAACACTCCCGCGATCACGGCATTATTGTGATAGCAATTAATTTATTTGGTATTGCCAAAGCCTTACCGTTGAATTTATTAATTAACTGTAGCTATAGAAAAACCGAAGTCTATGAATGTCAACCCGATGCTTCTTATTACATCGGGGAACGGGCTAAACTTGTACCTCAAGGCTCTGCGGTAGTAGATTTAGAACAATTCGCACCACCTGATTTGGTGATCGAAGTTGCAGATACTTCCCTTGCTGATGACTTAGGCACAAAGCGATTGATCTATGAAAATATTGGAGTAAGTGAGTATTGGGTAGTAGATGTGCAGAAAAATCAGGTAATTGCATTTGCGATCGCAGATGGTGGAAGTAGACGCATCACCCAATCACAAGTGTTACCTGGATTACCGACAGCAACTATCGAATCCGCACTGCAACGCAGTCGCCAAACAGATCAAACTCATGTAGGCGCTTGGTTATTAACTCAGCTTCAAAATTCTTAA
- a CDS encoding nuclear transport factor 2 family protein: MSKELIEQAVAGYFDNMVAMNPQGWVDNFAEDGIVYDPVGNPPSIAHETFQDFFGMLSSFFKNIEISKDSIFISANQAAVKWTMKVVAKNDKNASTEGISIFEINEAGKIQKVSAYWDDTALRSQLQGSKNS; the protein is encoded by the coding sequence ATGTCAAAAGAATTAATTGAACAAGCGGTTGCTGGCTATTTTGACAATATGGTAGCTATGAACCCCCAAGGCTGGGTAGATAATTTTGCTGAAGACGGAATTGTTTATGATCCAGTGGGTAATCCACCAAGTATTGCACATGAAACTTTTCAAGATTTTTTTGGAATGTTGTCTAGTTTCTTTAAAAACATAGAAATATCAAAAGACTCAATTTTTATTTCTGCAAATCAGGCAGCAGTTAAATGGACTATGAAAGTAGTTGCTAAAAATGATAAAAATGCCTCTACCGAAGGTATTAGTATTTTTGAAATTAACGAAGCTGGCAAAATTCAAAAAGTTTCAGCTTATTGGGATGATACTGCTTTAAGATCGCAATTGCAAGGCAGTAAAAATAGTTAG
- a CDS encoding GDSL-type esterase/lipase family protein, which produces MAQQVSNFTPQPWHWSKTVPQPSKSKQNDLPLGGQLSYQDWIDILRREAKAKASQQRQNLSIIAGDSLSRWFPDHLLPQERIWLNQAISGETSTGLLKRLSLFDQTQPEIIFVMIGVNDLLRGLPDDQLLANQQEIMRYLRRSHPQSQIVFQSILPHAGASSSWEGRDRLLKVSNIRIRELNRKLAAIASTEGVKFLDLYPLFVNEQGNLRPSLSTDGLHLNYQGYMVWRSALQVFIQLKTPARFSHLDKSLPSPAPSKIKEN; this is translated from the coding sequence ATGGCACAACAAGTGAGTAATTTCACGCCTCAACCTTGGCATTGGAGTAAAACTGTGCCACAACCAAGTAAATCAAAGCAAAATGATTTACCGTTGGGCGGACAGCTAAGTTATCAAGATTGGATTGACATACTGCGACGCGAAGCTAAAGCCAAGGCTTCCCAGCAGCGACAAAATTTAAGCATCATCGCTGGTGACTCTTTAAGTAGATGGTTTCCCGACCACCTGTTGCCTCAAGAGCGTATTTGGCTAAATCAAGCAATTTCTGGGGAAACTTCTACAGGTTTACTAAAAAGATTATCTTTATTTGATCAGACTCAGCCAGAAATCATTTTTGTGATGATTGGGGTTAATGATCTACTTCGGGGATTACCAGATGATCAGCTTTTAGCGAACCAGCAAGAAATTATGCGTTATTTGCGGCGATCGCATCCCCAGTCGCAAATTGTCTTCCAATCAATTTTACCTCATGCTGGGGCAAGTTCTAGCTGGGAAGGTCGCGATCGCTTGCTGAAGGTGAGTAACATTCGCATCCGTGAGCTTAATCGCAAACTAGCTGCGATCGCCTCAACCGAAGGTGTTAAGTTTCTCGATCTTTACCCGCTATTTGTTAACGAACAAGGCAACTTGCGCCCCAGCCTCAGTACCGATGGCTTGCATCTCAACTACCAAGGATATATGGTTTGGCGATCTGCGTTGCAAGTTTTTATCCAACTGAAAACACCCGCGCGATTTTCACATCTTGATAAATCCCTGCCCAGTCCAGCACCTAGTAAGATTAAAGAGAATTAA